From Pseudomonas putida, one genomic window encodes:
- a CDS encoding metallophosphoesterase family protein: MKIAIYSDLHLEFSEFEPPPVEADVVVLAGDISVRSLGVTWANQTFKCQVIYVCGNHEFYKGHIDRTLTKMRDAAEPHVRILDNQSLVIGGTRFLVATGWTDFTSTGDYRAAMRECAQWMNDFKRIRIGDGYRKLRPADLIARNIATREYLACELAKPFDGKTVVVTHHCPIAEVAGDGHEGHLAAAYSNQWHDLLELADAWIFGHTHHAVDTSVSGCRLVSNPRGYPGERTGFAADFMMEI; the protein is encoded by the coding sequence TTGAAGATAGCGATCTACTCTGATTTGCATCTGGAATTTTCTGAGTTCGAGCCTCCTCCGGTCGAGGCTGATGTGGTTGTACTCGCGGGCGACATTTCGGTGCGAAGCCTCGGAGTGACGTGGGCAAATCAGACATTCAAATGCCAGGTGATCTACGTCTGCGGCAACCACGAGTTTTACAAGGGGCACATTGATCGAACGCTTACCAAGATGCGAGACGCAGCCGAGCCGCATGTGCGCATCCTGGACAACCAGAGCCTCGTCATCGGGGGCACTCGGTTTCTGGTGGCGACTGGTTGGACAGACTTCACCTCGACCGGGGACTACAGAGCAGCGATGAGGGAATGTGCGCAATGGATGAACGACTTCAAACGAATCCGCATCGGGGACGGTTATCGCAAGCTCAGACCCGCCGACCTCATTGCCCGGAACATCGCTACCCGCGAGTATCTCGCCTGCGAACTCGCTAAGCCGTTTGACGGCAAGACGGTAGTTGTTACACACCACTGCCCGATAGCTGAGGTCGCCGGGGATGGCCATGAAGGCCACCTAGCGGCGGCTTACTCCAACCAATGGCACGATTTGCTTGAGCTCGCGGATGCATGGATCTTTGGTCACACGCACCATGCTGTTGATACAAGTGTCTCCGGCTGCAGACTCGTCTCAAATCCGAGGGGATATCCTGGTGAGCGAACAGGATTTGCCGCAGATTTCATGATGGAGATCTGA
- a CDS encoding RNaseH domain-containing protein: MTISLRTNLFRFDPDELPAAVQYAASPAFKNGWQLLTNHFGRPYLPTEALEEMLSYITGGPVWINAQLLKGGPAIASLKEIQTDKLNRAVNVWAQHIMRKAPLEAQEFIKLLIPERAAPLYARDVMNDPRQSASAYKVVPWMLAQQLASQPMESSVPLNLEVSSDGNLLAWDSPLLYSYGERRAVAMHSVSTSLLLLHKVPSQYASVTVHLSHILPEWRHTTHSTWLKTERGISKFQIRTLPLVDGQFRTIYTSPSAELLELMGEGTLPALGGNEISLTGALRPIHAHTPIGSPIGSGVGTVILDQASFHLQKTLTSAKPMLTRYVGRLIAQRDKTGNDSVRPIRIAVVTAHTDIMMRINHAYEHLSALSPVFKGKPKPQVTLQQIQCKDAQRVLTTKTTSTDIQQWFTNELLPRLSAFAPDAAIIETAPEVATKDDHDPKHLLRALCAKHGISTQFIFHLAPPGEGADTKKAMPAGVKSRMRKTKSIESDPPEDWPAINSLIDGLRGTGYLPLPLDRTAGIPANTTVVSVYVDHLSKLNVYLPVITRTVVNTRDLQVYVQGADGHPGQWKSYSEGLCAIHASPGLLNEDDAKLMIRQALLAPTPVANTPLIVLINAGGKRLYPGMNDGAGSGLPPVPENAWLIRTRSDSQTAQMTGVHSLSPLAPMYIGNRIGVHQAEHQELVYYFTSYSKTFNRTRSHRYHTRYDVRQSELKDSWQQLGVTEFVMIQKGDFACNDQLALQTGYWCKNAPLWDGFLRLPSPLHAARQIAEDHPVAEKLRKGRF; this comes from the coding sequence ATGACGATTTCCCTGAGGACTAACCTGTTCAGGTTCGATCCAGACGAGCTACCAGCTGCCGTGCAATATGCAGCATCGCCGGCGTTCAAGAACGGCTGGCAACTGCTCACCAATCACTTTGGTAGACCTTACCTGCCCACAGAAGCGCTTGAGGAGATGCTCAGTTACATCACGGGTGGCCCTGTTTGGATAAATGCCCAGCTGTTGAAGGGCGGGCCTGCCATTGCTTCGCTGAAAGAGATCCAGACCGATAAGCTGAACCGGGCCGTCAACGTCTGGGCCCAGCACATAATGCGCAAAGCACCACTTGAGGCGCAGGAATTCATCAAGCTACTGATACCTGAACGTGCAGCCCCGCTGTATGCACGCGATGTGATGAACGACCCCCGCCAGTCTGCGTCGGCCTACAAGGTTGTCCCTTGGATGCTCGCCCAGCAGCTGGCCAGCCAACCCATGGAATCATCCGTCCCGTTAAACCTCGAAGTGTCCAGTGATGGAAACCTACTTGCCTGGGACAGCCCGCTGCTCTACAGCTACGGTGAGCGTCGGGCAGTGGCAATGCACTCGGTCTCAACCAGTTTGTTACTGTTGCACAAAGTTCCCAGCCAGTACGCGTCAGTCACAGTGCATCTGAGCCATATCTTGCCCGAATGGCGTCACACCACGCATTCCACCTGGCTAAAGACCGAGCGCGGGATCTCCAAATTCCAGATTCGCACATTGCCCCTGGTCGATGGTCAATTCCGGACGATCTATACCAGCCCTTCGGCGGAGCTCCTGGAGCTCATGGGGGAAGGGACGCTGCCGGCGCTAGGCGGGAATGAAATCTCACTGACCGGTGCACTGCGTCCAATCCATGCGCACACACCGATTGGCTCTCCTATCGGCAGCGGCGTGGGTACGGTGATTCTCGACCAGGCGAGCTTCCACCTGCAGAAGACGCTTACCTCTGCCAAACCCATGCTGACCCGTTATGTAGGACGGCTGATAGCCCAGCGTGACAAGACGGGGAATGATTCGGTGCGACCCATCCGCATCGCTGTAGTAACTGCGCACACGGACATCATGATGCGTATCAACCATGCCTATGAACACCTGAGTGCGCTCTCCCCGGTCTTCAAAGGCAAGCCCAAGCCCCAGGTCACCCTTCAACAGATTCAATGCAAGGACGCCCAACGGGTGCTCACCACCAAGACAACGTCAACTGATATCCAACAGTGGTTCACCAACGAGTTGCTTCCACGGTTAAGTGCATTCGCACCTGACGCCGCGATCATTGAAACGGCGCCTGAGGTAGCCACCAAGGACGACCATGACCCAAAGCATCTGTTACGAGCACTATGCGCCAAACACGGCATCTCGACCCAGTTCATCTTTCATCTCGCACCACCAGGAGAAGGAGCCGATACAAAGAAAGCGATGCCAGCGGGGGTAAAAAGTCGGATGCGCAAAACCAAATCGATAGAATCCGATCCTCCCGAGGATTGGCCTGCCATCAACAGCCTCATCGATGGATTGCGCGGTACCGGCTACCTCCCCCTTCCACTGGATCGTACTGCCGGTATTCCCGCAAATACGACAGTGGTATCGGTGTACGTTGACCACCTCAGCAAACTGAACGTCTATTTGCCCGTCATCACGCGTACAGTGGTCAACACACGAGATTTGCAGGTGTACGTCCAAGGCGCGGATGGCCACCCTGGCCAATGGAAAAGCTACAGCGAAGGCTTATGTGCTATCCATGCTTCCCCTGGATTGCTGAATGAAGACGATGCGAAGCTGATGATCAGGCAAGCACTTCTGGCACCCACACCCGTTGCGAATACTCCTCTGATCGTACTGATCAATGCCGGCGGCAAGCGTCTATACCCCGGCATGAACGATGGCGCGGGGAGCGGGCTACCACCAGTACCGGAAAATGCCTGGCTGATTCGTACCCGGTCTGACTCTCAGACGGCCCAAATGACCGGCGTGCACTCACTTTCGCCTCTGGCTCCCATGTACATCGGCAACCGGATCGGTGTTCATCAGGCCGAGCACCAGGAGCTCGTTTACTACTTCACCTCATACTCCAAAACCTTCAACAGGACGCGCTCACACCGCTACCACACGCGCTATGACGTGAGGCAATCCGAGCTGAAGGATTCATGGCAGCAACTGGGCGTGACGGAATTCGTGATGATCCAGAAAGGCGACTTTGCCTGCAACGATCAGCTGGCACTGCAGACAGGTTACTGGTGCAAGAATGCTCCACTGTGGGATGGCTTCTTGCGCCTTCCCTCCCCGCTTCATGCAGCGCGTCAGATTGCAGAGGATCACCCGGTTGCGGAAAAGCTAAGGAAAGGAAGGTTTTGA